The following coding sequences lie in one Glycine max cultivar Williams 82 chromosome 19, Glycine_max_v4.0, whole genome shotgun sequence genomic window:
- the LOC100803455 gene encoding probable serine/threonine-protein kinase PIX7, with amino-acid sequence MEHALQAIIASIGNFFVVTLLLVDAILLCQHHRNSTKTRTRSSHIRTCPAPHREASSSLSVVDASWSFDTNLVKISWDELARATDNFSPHFIIDDNSFGLVCKACLSSGVTVTVKKLSLDAFQGFYKFTAEMETLSRLCHPNIVKNLSYWALGPERLLVYEFIEKGSLDQWLHKPDISLSLPPLPWPILVNIIRGMALEEVIRLAVE; translated from the coding sequence ATGGAACACGCCTTACAAGCCATCATCGCCTCTATCGGCAACTTCTTCGTGGTCACCCTCCTTCTCGTCGACGCCATCCTCCTCTGCCAGCACCACCGCAACTCCACCAAGACTCGAACCCGCTCCTCCCATATCCGAACCTGCCCCGCCCCCCACCGTGAAGCCTCCTCCTCCCTTTCTGTCGTGGACGCTAGCTGGTCCTTCGACACCAACCTCGTCAAGATCTCCTGGGACGAGCTCGCCCGTGCCACCGACAACTTCTCCCCTCACTTCATCATCGACGACAACAGCTTCGGCCTTGTCTGCAAGGCTTGCCTTTCCAGTGGCGTCACCGTCACAGTAAAAAAACTCTCCCTTGACGCCTTCCAAGGCTTCTACAAGTTCACCGCCGAGATGGAAACCCTAAGCCGCCTCTGCCACCCAAACATCGTCAAAAACCTCAGTTACTGGGCCTTAGGCCCTGAACGCCTCCTCGTCTACGAGTTCATCGAAAAGGGAAGCCTTGACCAGTGGCTCCACAAGCCCGAtatctctctctccctcccccCACTTCCCTGGCCCATACTCGTCAACATCATCCGCGGCATGGCACTAGAGGAAGTCATCAGACTTGCGGTAGAGTAG
- the LOC100802218 gene encoding CLIP-associated protein isoform X1, with protein MEEALELARAKDAKERMAGVERLHKVLEASRRSLSSSEVTSLVDCCLDLLKDNSFKVSQGALQALDSAAVHAGDHFKLHFNALVPAVVDRLGDAKQPVRDAARRFLLTLMEVSSPTIIVERAGFFAWTSKSWRVREKFARTVTSVIGLFSSTELPLQRAILSPILQLLNDLNPAVREATILCIEEMYTQAGSQFRDEL; from the exons ATGGAGGAAGCGCTCGAGCTCGCACGCGCGAAGGACGCGAAGGAGCGAATGGCGGGCGTGGAGCGCCTCCACAAGGTGCTGGAAGCTTCCAGAAGGAGCCTCAGCTCCAGTGAGGTCACTTCTCTTGTCGATTGCTGCTTGGATCTCTTGAAGGACAACAGCTTCAAGGTCTCGCAGGGCGCGCTCCAGGCTCTCGACTCCGCTGCCGTGCACGCCGGTGACCACTTCAAGCTCCACTTCAACGCGCTAGTCCCTGCCGTCGTCGACCGCCTCGGTGATGCCAAGCAGCCCGTCCGCGACGCTGCCAGGCGGTTCCTTCTCACTCTCATGGAG GTTTCATCTCCTACAATAATTGTTGAAAGAGCAGGGTTCTTTGCCTGGACAAGCAAAAGCTGGAGAGTCAGAGAGAAATTTGCACGAACAGTCACATCTGTAATTGGTCTGTTTTCATCTACTGAGCTTCCCCTTCAACGTGCTATTCTTTCTCCT ATTTTGCAGTTGCTGAATGATCTGAATCCTGCTGTTAGGGAAGCAACTATTTTGTGTATTGAG gAAATGTATACACAAGCTGGGTCCCAATTTCGTGATGAACTTTAG
- the LOC100802218 gene encoding CLIP-associated protein isoform X2, producing the protein MEEALELARAKDAKERMAGVERLHKVLEASRRSLSSSEVTSLVDCCLDLLKDNSFKVSQGALQALDSAAVHAGDHFKLHFNALVPAVVDRLGDAKQPVRDAARRFLLTLMEVSSPTIIVERAGFFAWTSKSWRVREKFARTVTSVIDFAVAE; encoded by the exons ATGGAGGAAGCGCTCGAGCTCGCACGCGCGAAGGACGCGAAGGAGCGAATGGCGGGCGTGGAGCGCCTCCACAAGGTGCTGGAAGCTTCCAGAAGGAGCCTCAGCTCCAGTGAGGTCACTTCTCTTGTCGATTGCTGCTTGGATCTCTTGAAGGACAACAGCTTCAAGGTCTCGCAGGGCGCGCTCCAGGCTCTCGACTCCGCTGCCGTGCACGCCGGTGACCACTTCAAGCTCCACTTCAACGCGCTAGTCCCTGCCGTCGTCGACCGCCTCGGTGATGCCAAGCAGCCCGTCCGCGACGCTGCCAGGCGGTTCCTTCTCACTCTCATGGAG GTTTCATCTCCTACAATAATTGTTGAAAGAGCAGGGTTCTTTGCCTGGACAAGCAAAAGCTGGAGAGTCAGAGAGAAATTTGCACGAACAGTCACATCTGTAATTG ATTTTGCAGTTGCTGAATGA